One Gloeothece verrucosa PCC 7822 DNA window includes the following coding sequences:
- a CDS encoding P-II family nitrogen regulator: MQQVKKVEIIISTLEMEEVLDILDTVRVSGYTAIKNTSGKGERGISYNDLGATFSNSYIMTVCTNDKQLNDLIDELLPLLKKIGGICLVSDANWVIH, translated from the coding sequence ATGCAACAAGTTAAAAAGGTCGAAATTATCATCAGTACCTTAGAAATGGAGGAGGTTTTAGATATATTAGATACGGTGCGAGTCTCAGGTTATACGGCCATCAAAAATACATCAGGAAAAGGGGAACGCGGCATAAGTTATAACGATTTAGGAGCGACATTCAGCAACAGTTATATCATGACAGTCTGTACCAATGATAAACAATTGAATGACCTCATTGATGAACTGTTACCCTTACTGAAAAAGATCGGCGGTATCTGTTTAGTGAGTGATGCTAACTGGGTAATTCATTAA
- a CDS encoding P-II family nitrogen regulator, with product MDYYNTLLQDVKRVEIIISSFHIQEAIKILDQVQVSGYTIIEDTSGKGDRGLSCSDVDCVFSGQYILTVCTNDRQLNTLVENLKPLLKKVGGVCLVADAKWVSH from the coding sequence ATGGACTATTACAATACTCTACTACAGGATGTCAAAAGAGTTGAAATCATCATTAGTAGTTTTCACATCCAAGAAGCAATTAAAATTTTAGATCAGGTTCAAGTTTCTGGTTATACCATCATAGAAGATACATCAGGAAAAGGAGATCGTGGCCTATCTTGTTCAGATGTTGACTGTGTTTTTAGTGGTCAATATATTCTGACGGTATGCACCAATGATAGACAGCTTAATACGTTGGTAGAAAACCTCAAACCTCTACTAAAAAAAGTCGGCGGAGTCTGCCTAGTTGCTGATGCTAAATGGGTTAGCCATTAG
- a CDS encoding carbonic anhydrase, whose protein sequence is MKRIIRGLNEFQINYFSVHQEMFRQLSQGQAPEILFITCSDSRIDPNLLTQTQPGELFIIRNLGNIIPPHGNNNNSEGAGIEYAVSALNIKHIIVCGHSHCGSMKGLLQLPNLVDEMPLVYDWLKYHAESTRRLLRENYQDYDGEKLLRIAIEENILTQIENLETYPVIRSKLHSNKLSLHAWLYEIETGNIFAYDAQQSKFVILRSEAFPVPDPLATLQPN, encoded by the coding sequence ATTAAGCGAATTATTCGAGGATTGAACGAATTTCAAATCAACTATTTTTCTGTTCATCAGGAAATGTTTCGTCAGTTATCTCAAGGACAAGCACCTGAAATCCTCTTTATCACTTGTTCTGACTCGAGAATTGATCCGAATTTATTAACTCAAACTCAACCCGGAGAACTCTTTATTATTCGCAATCTTGGTAATATTATTCCTCCTCATGGAAATAATAATAATAGTGAAGGTGCAGGAATTGAGTATGCTGTCTCTGCCTTAAATATCAAACATATTATTGTCTGTGGACACTCCCACTGTGGCAGTATGAAAGGACTATTACAGTTACCTAATTTAGTGGATGAGATGCCATTAGTTTATGACTGGCTAAAATATCATGCTGAGTCAACTCGCCGTCTATTACGAGAAAATTATCAAGACTATGATGGAGAAAAATTGTTAAGAATTGCCATTGAAGAAAACATTTTAACTCAAATAGAAAATTTAGAAACCTATCCGGTTATTCGTTCTAAATTACATAGTAATAAATTGTCTCTTCATGCTTGGCTTTATGAAATAGAAACAGGAAATATTTTTGCTTATGATGCTCAACAAAGTAAATTTGTTATACTGCGTTCAGAAGCTTTCCCTGTTCCCGATCCCTTGGCGACTTTACAACCTAATTAA